The Pueribacillus theae genome includes the window TGAATGTATGAAAGAAGAGGTCGGCGAGTACCCCCTTTTGCTTTTGGACGATGTTTTATCAGAGCTTGACGACAACAGGCAATCCCATTTATTGAACGCGATCCAAGGAAAAGTACAAACATTCGTAACAACGACGAGTGTAAGCGGGATTTATCATGACACATTGCAAAAAGCGGCGCGTTACAAAGTGGTGCAAGGGGAAATTTATAAGATGGAATGAGGTGAGGCACATTGTTTATCCACTTAGGCGAAGACGTTGTCATTCGTGCAAACGATGTTGTCGCAATTCTTGATTGGCAGCTCTCTGACAATCTGAACGACTGTGTGAAACGATTTAAGGAGAAAGAAAAGCTTGTCGATATCGGGAAAAATTTAACTAAGTCCATCGTCGTGACGAACGATACCCTCTATTTATCGCCGCTTTCTTCACTAACTTTAAAACGAAGGGCACAGGCTTCCATAGAATCCCAATTTGCTGAATATATCGAGGAAGTCGTGAATGACTAATAGAGTGAAACAACCTTTTTGATACGGATTAAACGGAAATGTGGGTGGTAGAATGTCATTAGAACAACGATTAGATCAAACCTATGATGAACATCAAATTGAAGTGCTTGAAGGTTTAGAGGCAGTAAGAAAACGTCCAGGAATGTATATCGGATCAACGAGTGTACGCGGCCTCCATCATCTCGTTTGGGAAATTGTTGATAACAGTATTGACGAAGCATTGGCAGGCTACTGTGATGAAATTATTGTGACTGTTGAGGAAGACAACAGCATTGTCGTTGAAGATAATGGGCGCGGCATCCCTGTCGGAATTCAGGAAAAAGTGGGAAAACCAGCTGTTGAAGTTATTTTTACAGTGTTGCATGCCGGAGGAAAATTCGGCGGCGGCGGTTATAAAGTATCCGGCGGATTGCACGGTGTAGGTGCTTCGGTCGTCAATGCGCTTTCAAGCATCCTTGAAGTAACGATTCACCGCGATGGACATATTTATTATGAAAAGTTCAGCCGCGGCATTCCGCAAGGAGAATTACAAGTTATCGGAGATTCAGACCGCACAGGAACAAAGATCCATTTTAAGCCTGATCCAGAAATTTTCAGCGAAACGGTTGAGTATGACTTTGAAATGCTGAAAAGCAGAATACGAGAGCTCGCCTTTTTAAATCGCGGATTAAAAATGGTTTTAATTGATAAGCGTGGAGAAGGAAAAGAACTCGAGTTTCACTATGAAGGCGGCATTAAATCTTATGTGAAGCATTTAAACCGGTCACGTGAAGTTCTTCATGAAGAGCCGATTTTTATTGAAGCGGAAAAAGACGGTATTTCCTTGGAAATAGCGCTGCAGTACAACGAAGGGTTTGTAAGCAATATCTATTCCTTTGCGAATAACATTAAGACCCATGAAGGTGGAACCCATGAGTCTGGATTTAAAACAGCCTTAACAAGGGTGATTAACGACTATGCGCGGAAAAATAATCTCTTTAAAGACAACGATGCAAACCTTTTGGGCGATGATGTCCGTGAAGGGCTGACTGCCATTATTTCGATTAAACATCCCGATCCGCAATTTGAAGGACAAACGAAAACAAAGCTTGGGAACACAGATGCGAGGACAATTACAGAATCTCTTTTCAACGAAGATTTTTCCAAATTTTTAATGGAAAATCCCCAAGTTGCCAAACAAATTGTCGAAAAAGGCTTGATGGCTTCAAGGGCGCGGCTGGCAGCCAAAAAAGCCAGGGAACTGACACGCAGAAAAAGTGCGCTTGAAGTAAGTTCGTTGCCGGGAAAATTAGCGGACTGCTCGTCCAGAGATGCGTCGATTTCGGAGCTGTATATTGTTGAGGGTGATTCTGCGGGTGGATCCGCAAAATCAGGAAGAGATCGGCATTTTCAGGCGATTTTGCCTTTAAGGGGTAAGATTCTCAATGTCGAAAAAGCACGGCTAGATAAAATTTTGTCAAACAATGAAATTCGCATGATTATTACCGCGATCGGCACAGGAATCGGAGAAGACTTTGATATCGATAAGGCGCGTTACCATAAAATTTTTATTATGACAGATGCGGATGTTGACGGCGCCCACATTCGAACTTTATTATTGACATTCTTTTACCGGTATATGCGCCCGCTTCTTGAAAAAGGATATATTTACATTGCCCAGCCGCCGCTTTACAAAATCAAACAGGGAAAAACAGTTCGCTACGCATACAGCGACCGTGCACGGGATCAAATTCTGGCTGAACTTGGCGAACGTCCTAAGCCCGACATTCAGCGATACAAAGGTTTGGGGGAAATGGATGCCAATCAGCTATGGGAAACAACGATGGATCCCGAATCAAGAACTTCGCTGCAAGTAAGTCTTGAAGATGCCATTGAAGCCGATGAAATCTTTGACATTTTAATGGGCGATAAAGTTGAACCGAGACGGGACTTTATTCAAGAAAATGCCCAGTATGTTAAAAATTTAGATATATAGAGCGAAAAAAATTAATTTTTAATGAACATGCGACTGAAGACTTTTGTCTATGCTTGGTGAGGTCGTGTTTCTTTTAATGTCACTGTTTTTCCAACTTTTCAAGTAAAGACGGAGGTAATGATCTATGTCCGAAATGGAAAATCAAAGAGTTGAAGAAGTTAATATAAGTCAAGAAATGCGGACATCGTTTTTGGATTATGCGATGAGCGTTATTGTCAGCCGGGCTTTACCTGATGTCCGTGATGGCTTGAAACCTGTGCATAGACGGATTTTGTATGCAATGAATGAACTTGGAATGACCGCTGATAAACCACATAAAAAATCAGCTAGAATTGTTGGGGATGTTATCGGTAAATACCATCCGCACGGTGATTCCCCTGTCTATGAATCAATGGTACGTATGGCGCAGGACTTTAACTACCGATACATGCTAGTTGATGGACACGGCAACTTTGGCTCAGTTGACGGCGATTCCGCTGCTGCTATGCGTTATACAGAAGCCCGCATGTCAAAAATAGCAATGGAAATGGTCCGTGATATCAATAAAGACACGATTGATTTTCAAGACAACTACGATGGTTCTGAACGGGAGCCTGTCGTACTGCCTTCGCGTTTTCCAAACCTTCTCGTCAACGGCGCTTCAGGGATTGCAGTCGGCATGGCGACCAATATCCCTCCACATCATCTGGGTGAAGTCATTGACGGCGTGCTTGCGTTAAGCACCAATCCTGAAATTAGTTTGCCGGAATTGATGAATATTATTCCAGGGCCGGATTTTCCGACCGCCGGAAAAATCTTAGGCCGTGAAGGAATTAGAAAAGCGTATGAAACCGGTAGAGGTTCAATTGTCATTCAGGCAGAAGCAGAGATAGTTGAACATGATAACGGTACGAAAACGATTATCGTAAGTGAACTTCCCTACCAAGTAAATAAGGCGAAACTTGTTGAGAAAATTGCTGAATTGGTCCGGGATAAACGGATTGATGGGATTACCCATTTAGCAGATGAGTCAGACAGAAATGGAATGCGCATCGTTATTGAAGTACGCAGGGATACAAATGCGAATGTGCTGTTGAATAATTTATACAGACAGACCGCAATGCAAACAAGCTTCGGGATCAATTTGCTTGCGCTTGTTGACGGGCGGCCGAAAGTCCTTTCTTTAAAAGAATGTCTCTATCACTATTTAGAGCATCAAAAGATCGTGATTCGCAGAAGAACACAGTTTGAATTAAACCGCGCTGAGGCAAGAGCCCATATTCTTGAAGGATTGCGAATTGCACTTGATCATTTAGACGAAGTGATCGCATTAATCCGTGGTTCAGAAACGACAGATATTGCAAGGGAAGGCTTAATGGCCCAATTTTCTCTTAGCCACGAACAGGCGCAAGCGATTCTTGACATGCGTTTGCAGCGCCTCACAGGCCTTGAACGCGACAAAATTGAAAATGAATATAAGGAATTGGTGGCGCGAATTGCGGAACTGAAAGCAATTTTGGCAGATGAGGAAAAAGTACTCGACATAATTCGCGAAGAACTAACAGAAGTGAAAGAGAAATTTGCCGACGAACGCCGGACTTCGATTGAAGCAGGCTTTAATTTAATTGAAGATGAGGATTTAATTCCGAAGCAGAATATTATTATTTCGTTAACGCACAATGGGTATATTAAGCGTTTGCCAATTGACACGTACCGCAGCCAAAGAAGAGGCGGACGGGGTGTCCAAGGTATGGGAACGAATGAGGGCGATTTTGTTGAGCATTTGTTCACAACACTAACACATGACACTGTACTGTTTTTCACGAATAAAGGAAAAGTCTATCGATTAAAAGGCTATGAAATTCCTGATTTCGGAAGAACGGCAAAAGGCATCCCGATTATTAACCTCCTCCAAATTGAAAAGGATGAAAAAATTACTGCTGTTATCCCAATTAGGGAATTTACAGAGAATTGGTATTTGCTTTTTGTTACAAAGCATGGGTTAACAAAACGGACAGAATTGCCTGCGTTCGCAAACATTCGCAAAGGCGGATTAATTGCGATTCATTTCCGTGAAGATGATGAGCTTATCGCTGTTAAATTAACGGATGGAAATAGGGATGTCATCATTGGGACACGAAAAGGGATGGCGATTCGTTTCCATGAAAAAGACGTACGTTCAATGGGGAGAACCGCGTCCGGCGTCAGGGGCATTAGGCTGCATGGCAATGATGAAGTAGTTGGAGCGGGAATTGTACAAGATAATCAGGATGTCTTGATCGTAACAGAACACGGTTACGGAAAACGGACGCCAGTTGAAGAATACCGTGTGCAAAGCCGCGGGGGAAGAGGAATAAAAACGGTTAATATAACTGAACGCAATGGAATGGTCTCGTCGCTAAAAACAGTATCTGAAGAAGACGATCTCATGATCATTACTGAAAGCGGCGTTTTAATTCGTACGGCTGTAAGCGGTGTTTCACAAATGGGAAGAAATACGCAAGGTGTAAGGTTAATTCGTTTGGAGGAAGGAGAAAAAGTCGGCACGGTCGCACAGGTAAATATTGACGATGATTCTGACGAACATACTGGAGATAATGACATGCCGGAAGAACATCCAAACGGACAAATTGAAAATAATACAACAACGAATGAAGAGGAATAATAAGGGAAGGGACGGAGCTGTTAGTTCCGTCTCTTCTTTAAATATAGCGATAGGAGATAAGGTATTTTTGTCGCCGTCGTGTGTAAAAACTGATGGATAAACGGCAAATCGTCGCTCGCGAACGTATAAAATAGCTCATACCACCATTCTGTTTCATAACGGCATATCATGCTTAAATTATAAAGCAGTAAATAATGGACAATGACTTCATCAAGAATAAAATAAAGCTCTCTTCGTTTTGGTATGAAAGCTTGGCCGTTTTTATGAAAAAGAAATGGTTGACAGGAATAACAAGGAAACGAACCATCGAATTGTAACGTAAATCCATCTTTTTTCATTTCAAAAGAAGATACAGCAAGGGATGTTTTTTTCAAGAAAAAGTCTCTAAAACGCCGCTCCGTCATTTTTAATTCATCAAGCAATGATGGAGAAATGGTTAAGGAATTCTTTTCGACTTGAATTTCCAATAACGGCTTCCATTTTTTTATTTCGGCAAACGTCCCATTCATCTCAGGAATTCTTGCAAAAAGCGTTTCCATGTTTATGCGTTCGAACGGGAAGTGATTGACATCGAATAAGTGGGCAGAAAAGTGGCTTAAAAGGCCATGATTTTGAAGTTTCACTTCATCAAGCAAGAAGGAATAGTCTCTTTTTTTTCGTTTTCTCGTCGTTACGCCATGGGCAAGTACGGCCGTTGTGGCGGGATACTCCGGATCAACTGTTAAAATACAGGCTTTGATAAGCTGGATCATGCCATAAAAAAGCAAGACAGGCTTTACCTCGGTCGGTGCAAGACTTGCTAGATGATAATATTTTTTTCCATGCTCAATATAATAAATGAACGCATAACTATTGTCATAGCTTTTCATATCGGCTTCAGGCAGCTCCAGCCTGTCATAATTTTTCTTTAAAAATTTTTGGGCTGCAGAGGTTGACTGAAAAGAAGTGAAACTTTGCCAAATCTCATCTTCATTTTGCATGAAAACACCTCTAATTAATTGAATTCTCTAACATATTGTTCGTTTCTTGACAGTATTTTATCCGCTTGATAAGCTACTAATAATATTTTTAGGCAGAAAAACGAAAAGGAGATGCTTATAACGGTGTGGGAGGACAAGTTTGCAAAAGAAAGTTTAACATTTGATGATGTATTGCTCATTCCGCAAAAATCATCCGTATTGCCTCGCGATGTTTCTGTAAAAACGAAATTAAGTGAAAAATTGCAGTTAAATATTCCTATTTTAAGTGCAGGAATGGACACAGTGACGGAAGCAAAAATGGCGATTGCCATCGCTCGCCAGGGCGGTCTTGGAATCATTCATAAAAACATGTCAATCGATCAACAGGCTGAACGAGTGGATCGGGTAAAACGTTCTGAAAGTGGCGTCATTACTGATCCTTTCTTTTTAACACCTGACCGCCAAGTGTTCGACGCAGAGCATTTAATGGGAAAATACCGCATTTCCGGTGTTCCGATTGTTGATGACGATCGAAAGCTTGTTGGAATATTAACGAACCGTGATTTGCGTTTCATTGAAGATTACTCTATTAAAATCAGCGACGTCATGACGAAAGACAATCTCGTAACGGCCCCTGTCGGCACGACACTGAAAGAAGCCGAGAAAATTTTGCAAAAGCATAAAATAGAAAAACTCCCGCTTGTTGATGACAACGGCATCCTAAAAGGTTTAATCACAATAAAAGACATTGAAAAAGTCATCCAATTCCCGAACTCTGCGAAAGATTCGCAAGGCAGGCTGCTTGCAGGTGCTGCAGTTGGTGTTACGAAAGATACGATGCAGCGCGTGGACAAGCTTGTTGAAGCAGGTGTTGACGTTATTGTCGTTGACACGGCACACGGACATTCCGCCGGCGTGCTTGAAAAAGTCCGCGAAATAAGGGAGAAATACCCTGATCTTGATCTGATTGCAGGTAACGTAGCAACAGCAGAAGCGACCCGCGATTTAATTAAAGCCGGGGCGACGATTGTTAAAGTGGGAATTGGGCCAGGATCCATTTGTACGACGCGCGTTGTTGCCGGGGTCGGCGTGCCTCAAATCACTGCAGTGTATGACTGCGCGACGGAAGCGCGCAAGCATGGCGTAGCTATCATTGCAGACGGTGGAATCAAATACTCCGGCGACATCGTGAAAGCAATTGCAGCAGGAGCCAATGCCGTCATGCTGGGCAGCTTGCTTGCAGGGGTGGAAGAAAGCCCTGGCGAACGCGAAATTTACCAAGGAAGGCAATTTAAAGTTTACCGCGGAATGGGCTCTGTCGCTGCAATGGAAAAAGGCAGCAGTGACCGCTATTTCCAAGAAAATAACCAGAAACTTGTTCCCGAAGGAATTGAAGGGCGGGTACCGTACAAAGGCCCGCTTGAGGATACAATCCACCAGCTTGTCGGAGGGCTCCGTGCAGGAATGGGCTATTGCGGAACCGCATCAATTGATGATTTAAGGGAAAATGCCTTATTCACAAAAATCACGAATGCAGGACTGAAAGAAAGCCACCCTCATGATGTGCAAATTACGAAAGAAGCACCGAACTATTCACTATAAGAGGTTTTTCAAAAAGGCCACAAATGGCCAGTTAATCGGGGTAAAAAAATACAAAAAATGTTCAAAAAGCTTGGAGTCCACACCTTCAGTGGCGCCAGTGGGTTTTAACGATATTCAGCATGATAGAGGCACCGCCTCTATCTATTTTTATTGCAGGGGATGTGCTAAAATAGCAATTGTGCAATTTTACAAAGGGGTGTACGCATAGTGAAGAAACTACATATTTTTACGCTTTTAAGCGTATTTTTGTTTTTTGGTTTATTTTCTCCCGTAAACATAGGACAAGCTGCGGAAAGTGTTGATGTCAATGCGGAAGCTGCCATTTTAATTGATGCAGAGTCCGGAAAAATTCTCTATGAAAAAGAAGCAGATAAAAAACTTGCGATTGCAAGTATGACAAAAATGATGACGGAATATCTCGTTCTTGATGCGATTGAAGATAAAAAAATTAAATGGGATCAAGAAGTGAAAGTAAGCGACTACGCACAAAAGGTATCACAAAACAACAACCTATCGAATGTGCCGCTTTTAACAGAAGTAACGTACACGGTAAAAGAACTTTATGAGGCAATGGCGATTTATTCAGCGAATGGTGCTACAATTGCATTAGCCGAACTCGTTAGTGGTTCAGAAGCCGACTTTGTCAAAATGATGAATGAAAAAGCGAAAGAACTTGGGCTGGATGACGCCAAATTTGTTAACACAACCGGCTTAAATAATAAAGATTTGCTTGGGAAGCACCCTGTAGGTAAAGCGACAGAAGAAAACATGATGTCCGCGCGCTCGACAGCTCGATTGGCTTATGAATTGCTAAAAAAACATCCTAACGTATTGGAAACAGCGAGCATTCCAACAAAGGAATTTACAAAAGGGTTGGAAGAAGGCAAAGCGATCAAAATGAAAAATTGGAACTGGATGCTTAAAGGG containing:
- the remB gene encoding extracellular matrix regulator RemB, translating into MFIHLGEDVVIRANDVVAILDWQLSDNLNDCVKRFKEKEKLVDIGKNLTKSIVVTNDTLYLSPLSSLTLKRRAQASIESQFAEYIEEVVND
- the gyrB gene encoding DNA topoisomerase (ATP-hydrolyzing) subunit B, giving the protein MSLEQRLDQTYDEHQIEVLEGLEAVRKRPGMYIGSTSVRGLHHLVWEIVDNSIDEALAGYCDEIIVTVEEDNSIVVEDNGRGIPVGIQEKVGKPAVEVIFTVLHAGGKFGGGGYKVSGGLHGVGASVVNALSSILEVTIHRDGHIYYEKFSRGIPQGELQVIGDSDRTGTKIHFKPDPEIFSETVEYDFEMLKSRIRELAFLNRGLKMVLIDKRGEGKELEFHYEGGIKSYVKHLNRSREVLHEEPIFIEAEKDGISLEIALQYNEGFVSNIYSFANNIKTHEGGTHESGFKTALTRVINDYARKNNLFKDNDANLLGDDVREGLTAIISIKHPDPQFEGQTKTKLGNTDARTITESLFNEDFSKFLMENPQVAKQIVEKGLMASRARLAAKKARELTRRKSALEVSSLPGKLADCSSRDASISELYIVEGDSAGGSAKSGRDRHFQAILPLRGKILNVEKARLDKILSNNEIRMIITAIGTGIGEDFDIDKARYHKIFIMTDADVDGAHIRTLLLTFFYRYMRPLLEKGYIYIAQPPLYKIKQGKTVRYAYSDRARDQILAELGERPKPDIQRYKGLGEMDANQLWETTMDPESRTSLQVSLEDAIEADEIFDILMGDKVEPRRDFIQENAQYVKNLDI
- the gyrA gene encoding DNA gyrase subunit A, which codes for MSEMENQRVEEVNISQEMRTSFLDYAMSVIVSRALPDVRDGLKPVHRRILYAMNELGMTADKPHKKSARIVGDVIGKYHPHGDSPVYESMVRMAQDFNYRYMLVDGHGNFGSVDGDSAAAMRYTEARMSKIAMEMVRDINKDTIDFQDNYDGSEREPVVLPSRFPNLLVNGASGIAVGMATNIPPHHLGEVIDGVLALSTNPEISLPELMNIIPGPDFPTAGKILGREGIRKAYETGRGSIVIQAEAEIVEHDNGTKTIIVSELPYQVNKAKLVEKIAELVRDKRIDGITHLADESDRNGMRIVIEVRRDTNANVLLNNLYRQTAMQTSFGINLLALVDGRPKVLSLKECLYHYLEHQKIVIRRRTQFELNRAEARAHILEGLRIALDHLDEVIALIRGSETTDIAREGLMAQFSLSHEQAQAILDMRLQRLTGLERDKIENEYKELVARIAELKAILADEEKVLDIIREELTEVKEKFADERRTSIEAGFNLIEDEDLIPKQNIIISLTHNGYIKRLPIDTYRSQRRGGRGVQGMGTNEGDFVEHLFTTLTHDTVLFFTNKGKVYRLKGYEIPDFGRTAKGIPIINLLQIEKDEKITAVIPIREFTENWYLLFVTKHGLTKRTELPAFANIRKGGLIAIHFREDDELIAVKLTDGNRDVIIGTRKGMAIRFHEKDVRSMGRTASGVRGIRLHGNDEVVGAGIVQDNQDVLIVTEHGYGKRTPVEEYRVQSRGGRGIKTVNITERNGMVSSLKTVSEEDDLMIITESGVLIRTAVSGVSQMGRNTQGVRLIRLEEGEKVGTVAQVNIDDDSDEHTGDNDMPEEHPNGQIENNTTTNEEE
- a CDS encoding YaaC family protein; this translates as MQNEDEIWQSFTSFQSTSAAQKFLKKNYDRLELPEADMKSYDNSYAFIYYIEHGKKYYHLASLAPTEVKPVLLFYGMIQLIKACILTVDPEYPATTAVLAHGVTTRKRKKRDYSFLLDEVKLQNHGLLSHFSAHLFDVNHFPFERINMETLFARIPEMNGTFAEIKKWKPLLEIQVEKNSLTISPSLLDELKMTERRFRDFFLKKTSLAVSSFEMKKDGFTLQFDGSFPCYSCQPFLFHKNGQAFIPKRRELYFILDEVIVHYLLLYNLSMICRYETEWWYELFYTFASDDLPFIHQFLHTTATKIPYLLSLYLKKRRN
- the guaB gene encoding IMP dehydrogenase, producing the protein MWEDKFAKESLTFDDVLLIPQKSSVLPRDVSVKTKLSEKLQLNIPILSAGMDTVTEAKMAIAIARQGGLGIIHKNMSIDQQAERVDRVKRSESGVITDPFFLTPDRQVFDAEHLMGKYRISGVPIVDDDRKLVGILTNRDLRFIEDYSIKISDVMTKDNLVTAPVGTTLKEAEKILQKHKIEKLPLVDDNGILKGLITIKDIEKVIQFPNSAKDSQGRLLAGAAVGVTKDTMQRVDKLVEAGVDVIVVDTAHGHSAGVLEKVREIREKYPDLDLIAGNVATAEATRDLIKAGATIVKVGIGPGSICTTRVVAGVGVPQITAVYDCATEARKHGVAIIADGGIKYSGDIVKAIAAGANAVMLGSLLAGVEESPGEREIYQGRQFKVYRGMGSVAAMEKGSSDRYFQENNQKLVPEGIEGRVPYKGPLEDTIHQLVGGLRAGMGYCGTASIDDLRENALFTKITNAGLKESHPHDVQITKEAPNYSL
- a CDS encoding serine hydrolase, producing MVKKLHIFTLLSVFLFFGLFSPVNIGQAAESVDVNAEAAILIDAESGKILYEKEADKKLAIASMTKMMTEYLVLDAIEDKKIKWDQEVKVSDYAQKVSQNNNLSNVPLLTEVTYTVKELYEAMAIYSANGATIALAELVSGSEADFVKMMNEKAKELGLDDAKFVNTTGLNNKDLLGKHPVGKATEENMMSARSTARLAYELLKKHPNVLETASIPTKEFTKGLEEGKAIKMKNWNWMLKGLVLEYPGVDGLKTGSTKQAGYSFTGTVEKDGMRFISVIMKTNSDVARFRETAKLFDWAFSNFSKQVVVPKGYQFKKNTTVPVVKGKEKKVEVEAAEALQMIMKNNEKDQYEPTFQLDKKKLENDALVAPLKKGQKVGTVSVKYKGNESDYGYITGEKAYSTPLVTKEEVKKANWFTLGMRSTGSFFGNLWDKTTEKVKNLF